From the genome of Gammaproteobacteria bacterium:
TGAAGCGACTCTTGCTCACGAGCACGTGGTGTGCTCAGCTGTTCAGTGAGCCATTGATTCAGTCCGCCGAAATCATTTCGGGCCGTTTTCTCTCCTGCGATGTGGAGTGTATTGTTCTCTCGCGTGTAAAGCGCAACAATCGGAATATCAAGCGCTTGTTTCCAAGCCAGAAGGGATGTCAGTAGCAATTCGTGTCTGCCCTGCATGACAATGTCTTCAATTTCTGGTGTGCGAGTCACTTTTTGCAATGCGTACAACTTAGCCAGCCATCTATCTAAGATCTCTTGAGCGCGTTTTTGCTGCAGTTGATGTTCACGTTGTTCCGTTCTCAAGAGGTTTTCTGCCAAGCGTGATTGCGACTGATACACGCCGATACTCAGCACCACGATCAGCAGCGTGGGCAGTGCAAGGATTTTGATAAGATTGAGCAAGCTTCTCCCCTCCCTAAATTGTGACACCCTTGGCTTGACTGTATCGGTGATGGCCAAGTTGTTCTGCCGACTTAATCATTTGGGTTAAAAACGTGTTGGCAGGCGCATTTTTCTTATACTTTAGTGCTTGTTGACAAATAAATCCGTTAATTACGTCAATTTCTGTTGCTCGGCCATGGTGAAGATCCTGGTGCATTGAACTGTAGTTGGCCGCGGTTTGGCTTGCCACCTGTTGTGTCCAAGTCAGAATCTCCGCTGCCGACATCCGTTGTCCGACGGCTTTGGCAATCGCTTCAATTTCGTTCGCGAGCGTTTGCCATAGCGTATAAACTTCAGGCGTACGCAAAGCGCCATTGGGACAGTTTAGCAAAGCAGAAATCGGGTTGATGAGGGCGTTGACGGCGAGTTTACGCCAGCGCATGGATTGAATATGCTCAGACCAGCCTGTTAACAACTTACAGTGAAGTGCGTTCATCATGAACTCTTTAGTCGGTTCGTCCGTTGGTAATAGGGCACCGAGCCAGCCTTCTCCTTCCCCGGTCTGAATAAAGCCGTTAGCCGTTGAACCGCGCATGGCCGCGTGTGAATGCACCAGAAAATAAATTTGGGAAGGAGATAAGCTTTGACGGACGATTTCCGTATGCTCGTATCCCATTCCATTACACGCAATTACCACGCGTGTCTTTGGTGTGATGCGCACTCGCCAAGTACTTAGGGCATGGCTGAACTGATAGCCCTTGGTGCAAAATATGACGATCTCAAATGGCGTCCCGTCATCCTCCGACAAGGACCAGTTTTGTTGGTCATTTTCTCGAATCA
Proteins encoded in this window:
- a CDS encoding 2-dehydropantoate 2-reductase — translated: MTHLRRQWFIIFPVPMKQRTAMGQKVANSLIHIIGFGATGRLWAASLSASDRRVVAHGRQHTYTSVIRENDQQNWSLSEDDGTPFEIVIFCTKGYQFSHALSTWRVRITPKTRVVIACNGMGYEHTEIVRQSLSPSQIYFLVHSHAAMRGSTANGFIQTGEGEGWLGALLPTDEPTKEFMMNALHCKLLTGWSEHIQSMRWRKLAVNALINPISALLNCPNGALRTPEVYTLWQTLANEIEAIAKAVGQRMSAAEILTWTQQVASQTAANYSSMHQDLHHGRATEIDVINGFICQQALKYKKNAPANTFLTQMIKSAEQLGHHRYSQAKGVTI